From Butyricimonas paravirosa, one genomic window encodes:
- a CDS encoding PLP-dependent aminotransferase family protein produces the protein MVSDYKEILSDSAKGMKRSAIRELLKLTQKPEIISFAGGLPAKESFPLEQLQEICAEVIATDGAAACQYGSTEGVPELLEILAQRYRDQGLSYVTKENITIITSSQQGLDTVGKIFLNRGDKYICELPSYLGALGAFNSYGGVGVGIPQDEQGMSAVELEKTLAEMKAKGEKPKFIYLIPDFQNPAGMTMPEARRIEILNIAKKYEIMVVEDSPYRELRFSGKPQRMLYDLDNGEGNVITLGTFSKIFMPGFRMGWVLAHPMVIDNFVKAKQSTDLCTSAFLQKITVKFFQKNYFDANVKNIVDMYRSKLEAMLGAFEKYMPEGVTWTRPEGGLFLFLTLPEGYDAEELFQIAIEKNVAFVLGTVFFVNGGGKNTMRINFSYMSEEMNIEGVKRLADAIKELYARKK, from the coding sequence ATGGTTAGCGACTACAAAGAAATTCTATCAGACAGCGCCAAAGGGATGAAGCGCTCTGCTATCAGAGAGTTGTTGAAATTAACTCAAAAGCCGGAAATTATTTCTTTCGCCGGGGGTCTTCCTGCTAAAGAATCTTTCCCGTTAGAACAATTACAAGAAATTTGTGCGGAAGTAATTGCCACGGATGGTGCTGCTGCTTGCCAGTACGGTTCAACTGAGGGAGTTCCTGAATTATTGGAAATCCTTGCTCAACGTTACCGGGATCAAGGCTTGAGCTATGTTACAAAAGAAAATATCACGATCATCACTTCTTCTCAACAAGGTTTGGACACGGTTGGTAAGATTTTCTTGAACCGTGGAGACAAATATATTTGCGAGTTACCTTCTTATCTTGGGGCCCTCGGTGCGTTCAACTCTTACGGTGGTGTAGGCGTTGGTATTCCTCAGGACGAACAAGGTATGAGTGCCGTGGAATTAGAAAAGACTTTGGCTGAAATGAAGGCTAAAGGGGAAAAACCGAAATTCATCTATTTGATTCCGGACTTCCAGAATCCTGCAGGTATGACCATGCCGGAAGCCAGAAGAATCGAAATTCTGAATATTGCCAAGAAATACGAGATCATGGTTGTTGAGGATAGCCCTTACCGTGAACTACGTTTCTCAGGAAAACCGCAACGTATGTTGTACGACTTGGATAATGGAGAAGGTAATGTAATTACGTTGGGAACTTTCTCCAAGATCTTCATGCCGGGATTCCGCATGGGTTGGGTTCTTGCTCACCCGATGGTGATTGACAACTTTGTGAAGGCAAAACAAAGTACAGACCTTTGTACCTCTGCTTTCTTACAGAAAATCACGGTTAAATTCTTCCAGAAAAACTATTTCGATGCCAACGTGAAGAATATCGTTGATATGTATCGTAGTAAACTAGAAGCTATGTTAGGTGCTTTCGAGAAATATATGCCGGAAGGTGTCACCTGGACTCGCCCGGAAGGTGGTTTGTTCTTGTTCTTGACATTGCCGGAAGGATACGATGCAGAGGAATTATTCCAAATCGCTATCGAAAAGAACGTGGCATTCGTACTTGGAACCGTGTTCTTCGTTAACGGTGGAGGTAAAAATACCATGCGTATCAATTTCTCTTACATGAGCGAGGAAATGAACATCGAAGGTGTTAAGAGATTAGCCGACGCAATCAAAGAACTATACGCTAGAAAAAAATAA
- the dtd gene encoding D-aminoacyl-tRNA deacylase produces MKVVIQRVTRASVTIEQQLFSSINKGMLILVGIQADDTDEDINWLSSKIVNLRIFDDENGVMNKSILDSGGEILAVSQFTLMARTKKGNRPSYIDAAPPAISVPLYEKFVATLSQELHKEVQTGQFGANMKVELINDGPVTIIIDSKNRQ; encoded by the coding sequence ATGAAAGTAGTTATTCAACGAGTTACACGTGCCAGTGTTACCATCGAGCAACAATTGTTTTCTTCAATAAATAAAGGGATGCTCATATTAGTAGGAATCCAAGCCGATGACACGGATGAAGACATTAACTGGCTATCTTCCAAAATTGTAAATCTCCGTATATTCGATGACGAGAATGGAGTAATGAATAAATCCATCCTAGACTCCGGTGGTGAAATCCTTGCCGTTAGTCAATTTACTCTCATGGCTCGAACCAAAAAAGGCAACCGTCCCTCATATATTGATGCAGCCCCTCCCGCCATCTCCGTTCCGTTATATGAAAAATTCGTCGCAACCCTAAGCCAAGAACTCCACAAAGAAGTTCAAACCGGACAATTCGGAGCTAACATGAAAGTCGAATTAATCAATGATGGACCCGTAACAATCATTATTGATTCCAAGAATCGACAATGA
- a CDS encoding four helix bundle protein, whose product MDSILQDKSYTFAISIVKLAQFFQKEQKEFVISNQILKSGTSMGALIREAEFAQSQADYINKFYIGLKEANETNYWLNLLKDTGYIDGNNFTNMEKDNKELIAMLVATVKTLKSKLKK is encoded by the coding sequence ATGGATTCAATTTTACAAGATAAAAGTTATACTTTTGCCATAAGCATCGTGAAACTTGCTCAATTCTTTCAAAAAGAACAGAAAGAATTTGTTATCAGCAACCAAATTCTAAAAAGTGGAACCTCCATGGGAGCTTTAATCCGTGAAGCAGAATTTGCACAAAGTCAAGCTGATTATATTAACAAATTTTATATCGGTCTTAAAGAAGCGAATGAAACGAATTACTGGCTTAATCTTTTAAAAGACACAGGATATATTGATGGGAATAATTTTACAAATATGGAAAAAGATAATAAAGAATTAATCGCCATGCTTGTCGCCACAGTAAAAACACTCAAATCTAAATTAAAGAAATGA
- a CDS encoding nucleotide pyrophosphohydrolase, producing MDIAELQTAVDAWIKTHGVRYFNELTNMTILVEEVGELARVMARKYGEQSYKEGEKDNLAEELSDVLWVLVCLANQTGVDLNEAVNNNFAKKTARDANRHKKNPKLLKD from the coding sequence ATGGATATCGCAGAATTACAAACCGCAGTAGATGCATGGATCAAGACCCACGGGGTAAGATATTTTAACGAATTAACAAACATGACTATTCTGGTAGAAGAGGTCGGAGAACTAGCCCGGGTGATGGCTCGAAAATATGGCGAACAGTCGTACAAGGAAGGAGAGAAGGATAATTTGGCAGAAGAATTGAGTGATGTTCTTTGGGTATTGGTATGCTTGGCAAATCAAACGGGGGTAGATTTGAACGAGGCCGTAAACAATAATTTTGCCAAAAAAACGGCAAGAGATGCTAATCGTCATAAAAAAAATCCGAAACTCTTAAAAGATTAA